The proteins below come from a single Accipiter gentilis chromosome W, bAccGen1.1, whole genome shotgun sequence genomic window:
- the LOC126035491 gene encoding uncharacterized protein K02A2.6-like, which yields MAQWAHDTSGHQGRDATYRWARDRGVDLTMDTISQVIHECETCAAIKQAKRQKPLSHGGRWLKYKQWEAWQIDYITLPRTRQGKCHVLTMVEATTGWLETYPVSHATAQNTILGLEEKILWQHGTPERIESDNGTHFRNNLVDTWAKEHGIEWVYHIPYHAPASGKIERYNGLLKTTLRAMGGGTFKHWDTHLTKATWLVNTRGSANRAGPAQPRDPHTVEGDKVPVVRMRSMLGKTVWVSPPSSRSKPIQGVVFAQGPGYTWWVMQKDGEVRCVPQGDLILGENSQ from the coding sequence atggctcagtgggcccacgatacctcaggccatcagggaagagatgcaacatatagatgggctcgagatcgaggggtggacttgaccatggacactatctcacaggtcatccatgaatgtgaaacatgtgctgcaattaagcaagccaagcggcaaaaacccctgtcacatggaggacgatggctgaaatataaacagtgggaggcctggcagattgactatatcacactcccacgaacacgccaaggcaagtgccatgtgcttacaatggtggaagcaaccactgggtggctggaaacataccctgtgtcccatgccactgcccagaacactatcctgggccttgaagagaaaattttatggcaacacggcaccccagaaagaatcgagtcggacaacgggactcacttccgaaacaacctcgtagacacctgggccaaagaacatggcattgagtgggtgtatcacatcccttatcacgcaccagcctccggaaaaattgaacggtacaatggactgctgaaaactacattgagagcgatggggggtggaactttcaagcattgggatacacatttaacaaaagccacctggttagttaatactagaggatccgccaatcgggctggccccgcccaaccaagagatccacatactgtagaaggggataaagtccctgtagtgcgcatgaggagtatgttaggaaagacagtctgggttagtcctccctcaagcagaagcaaacccattcaaggggttgtttttgctcaaggacctgggtacacctggtgggtgatgcagaaggatggggaggttcgatgtgtacctcagggagatttgattttgggagagaatagccagtga